Proteins encoded in a region of the Clostridium butyricum genome:
- a CDS encoding IS1182-like element ISClbu1 family transposase, with protein sequence MNTNNIIPMHQIGFPINIENIISDSDSVRVLYDVMEGLDYSELNRTYSTIGRNPALLPKTMFAIIVYGYMEGIYSSRALEKACKRDINFKWLLQGQLPPGHNSIDRFRRERLAGCIENLFNQLVKKLRELNEIQFKNIFIDGTKIEASANRYTFVWKKSIDKFEDRLQKKIKESLIKMNHDLNLCLIITNAKISVQDANYILDSIRIMIEANNIEFVYGKGKRKSKFQRYTEQLNEFIEKQNKYNEYNSIFNGRNSFSKTDHDATFMHMKEDHMKNGQLKPAYNIQIGVEGEYIVGVDISSERSDQLTFIPFLDRLEKNLNQKYESVTADAGYESEENYAYLESKKQEAFIKPANYEKSKTKKFKSDISKKENMYYNTDEDYYICASGKKMLLKGTKKKKTKSGYETTVSIYECEDCDGCEYKSKCTKAKGNKQIHVAKNFMRLRTNSLKNITTPKGILLRMNRSIQVEGAFGVIKQDYGFRRFFMRGNIKVRTEFLLMAFGYNVNKLYHKTIQNRNGELLHKQQAS encoded by the coding sequence ATGAACACTAATAATATTATACCTATGCATCAAATAGGTTTCCCAATAAATATAGAAAATATTATATCTGATAGTGATTCAGTAAGAGTGCTTTATGATGTTATGGAGGGATTAGATTATTCAGAATTAAATAGAACTTACTCTACTATTGGTAGAAATCCAGCACTTTTACCTAAAACTATGTTTGCAATTATAGTTTATGGATATATGGAAGGAATATATTCAAGTCGTGCTCTTGAAAAGGCATGCAAAAGAGATATAAATTTCAAATGGCTTTTACAAGGTCAACTACCACCAGGACACAATTCTATAGATAGATTTAGACGTGAACGATTAGCTGGTTGTATAGAAAATTTATTTAATCAACTTGTGAAAAAACTTAGAGAACTTAATGAAATTCAATTTAAAAATATTTTTATTGATGGAACTAAAATCGAAGCATCTGCAAATCGATATACTTTTGTTTGGAAAAAATCTATTGATAAATTTGAAGATAGACTACAAAAGAAAATAAAAGAAAGCTTAATAAAAATGAATCATGATTTGAATTTATGTCTTATTATTACTAATGCTAAAATATCAGTTCAAGATGCTAATTATATTTTAGATAGTATCAGAATTATGATTGAAGCCAATAATATTGAATTTGTTTATGGAAAAGGTAAAAGAAAAAGTAAATTCCAAAGATATACTGAACAACTTAATGAATTTATTGAAAAGCAAAATAAATATAATGAATACAATAGCATTTTTAATGGACGAAACAGTTTTTCAAAAACAGATCATGACGCAACTTTCATGCATATGAAAGAAGATCATATGAAAAACGGTCAATTAAAACCAGCATATAATATCCAAATAGGGGTAGAAGGTGAATATATTGTAGGAGTAGACATTTCAAGTGAAAGATCTGACCAGCTTACTTTTATACCATTTTTAGATAGATTAGAAAAGAATTTAAATCAAAAATATGAATCCGTAACTGCTGACGCAGGATACGAAAGTGAAGAAAATTATGCATATCTTGAATCTAAGAAACAAGAAGCTTTTATTAAACCTGCAAATTATGAAAAGTCAAAGACAAAGAAATTCAAGAGTGATATTAGTAAGAAAGAAAATATGTACTATAACACAGATGAAGATTACTACATTTGTGCATCTGGTAAAAAAATGCTTCTAAAAGGAACAAAAAAGAAAAAAACAAAATCTGGATATGAAACTACTGTTAGCATCTATGAATGTGAAGACTGTGATGGCTGTGAATATAAGAGTAAATGTACGAAAGCAAAAGGTAATAAACAAATACATGTGGCTAAAAATTTTATGCGTCTAAGAACAAATTCACTTAAAAACATCACTACACCTAAAGGAATACTTTTAAGAATGAACAGATCAATTCAAGTCGAAGGAGCATTTGGAGTTATTAAACAAGATTATGGTTTTAGAAGATTTTTTATGCGTGGAAATATTAAAGTTCGTACTGAATTTTTGTTAATGGCGTTTGGTTATAATGTTAATAAATTGTACCATAAAACCATTCAAAATCGTAACGGTGAGCTGCTTCATAAGCAGCAAGCTTCGTAA
- a CDS encoding sensor histidine kinase, whose product MKVYKTFKNMKFRHKIMSTYIIVAIIPITIMGLLWYNHTRKTLLDKENINIKNYLGQAVSNMDNQLRIYDNLSDYIAFNQTIGDVVGHKYDSYYDMYNQYTKILDPMLSSLKYFHNDINQVTIYANSEIVQHDTTIAPLTDIKNEEWYGLLNENSNIHWLISKEEESAFSVRNMPSLQSDSSLGALYINVDYKKLFEPFRNMKDSNYGIFIIDQNGTDIFEYSVFDKKNNLMEITYDTYLKEKNSTLKNKYAVVECKSETEAWTVVLYKPVSLIYNNITPMLYRSIMIIGLVVIISFVISSVLAAHMVSDLEKLRENMEQIESGNMRITVKSTSEDEVGTLVRGFGKMINQINSLIEDVYKSRIIQKDYEMKALQAQINPHFLYNSLSLINWMAIEADQKDISGITLSLSSFYRTALNKGKNILLVKDEILNMKSYLDIQLMMHDYEFDAEINIDDEILEYKILNLLLQPLIENAIDHGIDLKRSGRGKITISGYMDNGNVVLSVCDNGIGMEQDKVDTILTENSKGYGVRNVNERIKLYYGSEYEIKINSKIGEGTTMIVRIPAQK is encoded by the coding sequence ATGAAAGTATATAAGACCTTCAAAAATATGAAATTCAGGCATAAAATAATGTCAACATATATTATAGTTGCAATAATACCAATTACAATTATGGGGTTATTATGGTATAACCATACTAGAAAAACTTTACTTGATAAGGAAAATATAAATATAAAAAATTATCTTGGTCAAGCAGTTTCAAATATGGACAATCAGTTGCGAATATATGATAATTTATCAGATTATATAGCATTTAATCAGACTATTGGGGATGTGGTGGGACATAAGTATGATAGTTATTATGATATGTATAATCAATACACAAAAATACTTGATCCTATGCTTTCCTCATTAAAGTATTTTCATAATGATATAAATCAAGTTACTATATATGCAAACAGTGAAATAGTCCAGCATGATACTACAATAGCTCCATTAACTGATATAAAAAATGAAGAATGGTATGGTCTTTTAAATGAAAACAGTAATATTCATTGGCTTATTTCAAAAGAAGAAGAAAGTGCTTTTTCAGTTAGAAATATGCCATCGCTACAATCGGATTCATCTCTTGGCGCATTATATATAAATGTTGATTATAAAAAGTTATTTGAACCATTTAGAAATATGAAGGATTCTAATTATGGAATTTTTATAATTGATCAAAATGGAACAGATATATTTGAATATAGTGTCTTCGATAAGAAAAATAATTTAATGGAAATAACTTATGATACTTATCTTAAGGAGAAAAATTCTACACTTAAGAATAAATATGCAGTGGTAGAATGCAAATCGGAGACAGAAGCATGGACAGTAGTTTTATATAAGCCTGTAAGTCTTATTTATAATAATATTACGCCAATGCTTTATAGATCAATTATGATAATTGGACTTGTTGTAATAATATCATTTGTTATATCATCAGTTTTGGCAGCACATATGGTGAGTGATCTTGAAAAATTACGAGAAAATATGGAACAGATAGAAAGTGGAAATATGAGGATAACTGTAAAGAGTACAAGTGAAGATGAAGTCGGAACTCTTGTGCGTGGTTTTGGAAAAATGATAAATCAAATTAATTCACTTATAGAAGATGTATATAAGAGCAGAATTATACAAAAGGATTATGAAATGAAGGCACTTCAAGCTCAGATAAATCCTCACTTTTTATATAATAGTTTATCACTTATAAATTGGATGGCTATCGAAGCGGATCAAAAAGACATAAGTGGTATTACTTTAAGCTTATCTTCATTTTATCGTACAGCTCTAAATAAAGGAAAAAATATTCTTTTAGTAAAAGATGAAATTTTAAACATGAAGTCTTATCTTGATATTCAGCTTATGATGCATGATTATGAATTTGATGCCGAAATAAATATTGACGATGAAATATTGGAATATAAAATATTAAATCTTCTTCTTCAGCCTTTAATTGAAAACGCTATTGATCATGGTATAGATTTAAAAAGAAGTGGAAGAGGAAAAATTACTATAAGTGGCTATATGGATAATGGTAATGTAGTATTGAGTGTATGTGATAATGGAATTGGTATGGAACAGGATAAAGTTGATACAATACTTACTGAAAATTCCAAGGGATATGGAGTAAGAAATGTAAATGAAAGAATTAAATTGTACTATGGCTCAGAGTATGAAATAAAAATTAATAGTAAAATTGGAGAAGGAACAACTATGATAGTTAGAATTCCAGCTCAGAAATAA
- a CDS encoding response regulator transcription factor, giving the protein MIKILIVDDEGIERRGIKFLLKQIKVDFHICEAANGMDALEYLKTQDIDILFTDIKMPFMDGMDLIKEVKNNDIKCKIVIFSGYEEFEYAKFATKMGVINYILKPVDPDEFKSTIIRILKEIKDEKVKEEKNIRNMSFLREHILYSLVNGTSPKELEIKFNDVIDLSFIKEYRRMILIEFAEDFFGVKEYDIEKIIKDNTNIQFKYLNLNQRQSLLFINNIGLEYRDIKEAAYSIYNTIRMNCMSECFVSAGKKIEKAEDILGAYGKIELLIEKRFYNNSDEHIFIDDEVNEKVISSKNDTDIILKKIKQDMSIKDTESLKDNFKKLCDLYENDNDISNMYVKFIFSNVLKDLYENLNEVSEKGFKEDINKIYKSSDFASVVRIINEYIVRFEESISDNPLLVHKEIETIKKYIYENYDKDIGVEVLAAQVCFAPSYLSYIFKKETGQNLSKFIKSYRMIKAKEMLETTYEKIVNVSYAVGYRNVSYFCQSFREYFGVSPQKFRNEGE; this is encoded by the coding sequence GTGATTAAAATATTGATTGTAGATGATGAAGGAATTGAAAGAAGAGGAATAAAATTTTTATTAAAACAAATTAAAGTTGATTTTCATATCTGTGAGGCAGCAAATGGAATGGATGCATTGGAATATTTAAAGACACAAGATATTGATATTTTATTTACAGATATTAAAATGCCTTTTATGGATGGAATGGATCTTATAAAAGAAGTTAAAAATAATGATATAAAGTGTAAAATTGTAATATTTAGTGGTTATGAAGAATTTGAATATGCTAAATTTGCAACTAAAATGGGAGTTATAAATTATATTTTAAAACCAGTAGATCCAGATGAATTTAAATCTACTATAATAAGAATTCTAAAAGAAATAAAAGACGAAAAGGTTAAGGAAGAAAAAAATATTAGAAATATGAGTTTTTTAAGAGAACATATTCTTTATTCCTTAGTTAATGGTACATCACCTAAAGAACTAGAAATTAAATTTAATGATGTTATTGATTTATCATTTATTAAAGAATATAGAAGAATGATTTTAATAGAATTTGCAGAAGACTTTTTTGGAGTAAAAGAATACGATATAGAAAAAATAATAAAGGATAATACTAATATTCAGTTTAAATATTTGAATTTAAATCAGAGGCAATCATTGTTGTTTATAAATAATATAGGTTTAGAATATAGAGATATTAAAGAGGCTGCTTATTCAATATATAATACAATAAGAATGAATTGCATGAGTGAATGTTTTGTATCAGCAGGAAAGAAAATTGAAAAAGCAGAAGATATACTAGGCGCTTATGGAAAAATTGAATTACTTATAGAAAAAAGATTTTATAATAATAGTGATGAACATATATTTATAGATGATGAGGTTAATGAAAAGGTTATATCATCTAAGAATGACACAGATATTATATTAAAAAAAATAAAACAGGATATGAGCATAAAAGATACTGAGTCATTAAAAGATAATTTTAAAAAATTATGTGATTTATATGAGAATGATAATGATATTTCTAATATGTATGTGAAGTTTATTTTTTCTAATGTACTTAAGGATTTATATGAAAATCTTAATGAGGTTAGTGAAAAAGGTTTTAAAGAAGATATTAATAAGATTTATAAGAGCTCTGATTTTGCAAGTGTAGTAAGAATAATTAATGAATATATAGTTAGATTTGAGGAATCTATTTCAGATAATCCATTACTTGTTCATAAGGAGATTGAAACCATAAAAAAATATATTTACGAAAATTATGATAAAGATATTGGAGTAGAAGTTCTTGCAGCGCAAGTATGTTTTGCACCAAGTTATTTAAGTTATATATTTAAGAAAGAAACGGGTCAGAATTTAAGTAAATTTATAAAGTCATATAGGATGATAAAAGCCAAAGAAATGCTTGAAACTACTTATGAAAAGATAGTAAATGTCAGTTATGCTGTAGGTTATAGAAATGTATCTTATTTTTGTCAGAGTTTCAGAGAATATTTTGGTGTAAGTCCACAAAAATTCAGAAATGAAGGTGAATAA
- a CDS encoding GNAT family N-acetyltransferase has protein sequence MIKSINLNNIKEVTELFIECFNNPPWNDKWDYLTASRRLTDIANTPGYFGMSYYQEEKLVGIIMGRSEQYYDGEHFQILEFCISTDVQGKGYGRKLLNEFINELRNRNITNIYLLTLHGKSTEGFYRRNGFISSEDMVLMSKELNNSK, from the coding sequence ATGATAAAATCAATAAATTTAAATAATATAAAGGAAGTCACAGAATTATTTATAGAATGTTTCAATAATCCTCCATGGAATGATAAGTGGGATTATTTGACAGCTAGCAGAAGGCTTACTGACATTGCAAATACACCAGGTTATTTTGGAATGTCATATTATCAAGAAGAAAAACTTGTTGGAATTATAATGGGAAGATCAGAACAATATTATGATGGAGAGCATTTTCAAATATTAGAGTTTTGTATAAGTACAGATGTGCAAGGAAAAGGTTATGGAAGAAAACTTCTAAATGAATTTATCAATGAGCTTAGAAATAGAAATATAACCAATATATATTTACTTACACTTCATGGGAAAAGTACAGAAGGATTCTATAGGAGGAATGGATTTATTTCAAGTGAAGACATGGTTCTCATGTCAAAAGAATTAAATAATAGTAAATAA
- a CDS encoding DNRLRE domain-containing protein: MGSILKINSLSTTYVDSGHSNNNFYECKNIYAGSFHKTSCSSVMFKSLIQFDLYNLESRPLEYAYLCLYVKDINSDTSYYSNNTLSVYKNLSNYDPKVVTWNTTPETDNVIHLNIASSEIGNYMKINITSFVNSWIKNDDNYGITIESGNFYSSLVKFASSCSEKPPLLFVEYKNPKFDYSIYDDYKTHSLR; this comes from the coding sequence TTGGGTTCTATTTTAAAAATTAATTCTCTAAGCACAACTTATGTTGACAGCGGACATTCTAATAATAACTTCTATGAATGTAAAAATATATATGCAGGAAGCTTCCATAAAACTTCGTGTTCTTCCGTAATGTTTAAATCACTTATTCAATTTGACTTATACAACCTTGAATCACGTCCACTTGAATATGCATATTTATGCCTTTATGTAAAGGATATCAACTCTGATACAAGCTATTACAGTAATAACACATTATCTGTTTACAAAAATCTATCAAATTATGACCCTAAAGTCGTTACTTGGAATACAACTCCTGAAACTGACAATGTTATTCACCTTAATATTGCATCAAGTGAAATCGGAAATTACATGAAAATAAATATAACTTCATTCGTAAACAGCTGGATTAAAAATGATGATAATTATGGAATCACCATAGAATCCGGTAATTTTTATTCTTCCTTAGTAAAATTTGCTTCCTCATGTTCGGAAAAACCACCTTTACTTTTTGTAGAATATAAGAACCCTAAGTTTGATTACAGTATATATGATGACTACAAAACACACAGCTTACGCTGA
- a CDS encoding elongation factor G: MKKTIGILAHVDAGKTTFSEHILYHTNSIRKCGRVDHKDTFLDNHDIERERGITIFSEQGVFEFNNSTYYIVDTPGHVDFSTEMERSIMIMDYAVILVSAAEGVQGHTKTVWNLLRKYNIPTFFFINKLDRVGADKKRVIGEMKKELAENIFEIDVIMSDSKGHVNFNDELIEFITEQDDELLEQYFDGNYCEEIWKRKFKTLIKECKVFPCFGGCALQDEGIVEFLFGFDELTYTTYDCVENENFIGKVFKVRHDDNGTRITFLKCIKGSLNVRDEVTYGKNEEEATTQKISSIRIYNGSKFRTCDKVTSGDIFGVLGLSKASAFDTIGEIREKDTCEMVPTLMSKVIFDKSYNVKDVLGYFKILESEDPSLNVIWNESLKELHVHIMGKIQLEILKEIVSERFNINVEFGPCEILYKETIKKETIGCGHFEPLRHYAEVIIKIEPMERNSGISFETCCHVDDLSINFQKLIKSHIFEREHHGLLTGSSITDIKITLLNGRSHLKHTCGGDFREATYRAIRQGFEKVENILLEPYYKFTIEVFQEHIGRVLTDIQRLHGTFEDPVNNEGKVIIIGKGPVSTFMDYTMEIAAFTRGKGIVNLVYDGYDLCHNSDEVIKRRDYNKNADIEYTSNSVFCSHGSGYIVEWQDSDQKMHCFK; encoded by the coding sequence ATGAAGAAGACTATAGGAATTCTTGCTCATGTTGATGCCGGTAAAACGACATTTTCGGAGCATATATTATATCATACAAACAGTATAAGAAAATGTGGAAGAGTTGACCACAAGGATACATTTTTAGATAATCATGATATTGAAAGAGAAAGAGGAATAACAATATTCTCAGAACAAGGTGTATTTGAATTTAATAATTCAACATATTATATTGTAGATACTCCAGGACATGTGGATTTTTCAACTGAAATGGAAAGATCTATAATGATAATGGATTATGCAGTTATTTTAGTAAGTGCAGCAGAAGGTGTGCAGGGGCATACAAAAACAGTTTGGAATCTTTTAAGAAAATACAATATACCAACATTTTTCTTTATAAACAAGCTGGATAGGGTAGGTGCGGATAAAAAAAGAGTAATAGGAGAAATGAAAAAGGAACTGGCAGAAAATATATTTGAAATTGATGTCATTATGTCAGACAGTAAGGGACATGTGAATTTTAATGATGAACTTATAGAATTTATAACTGAACAAGATGATGAACTTCTTGAACAATATTTCGATGGAAATTACTGTGAAGAAATATGGAAGAGAAAATTTAAAACATTGATAAAAGAATGTAAGGTATTCCCATGTTTTGGAGGATGTGCTCTTCAGGATGAAGGAATAGTGGAATTCCTTTTTGGATTTGATGAATTAACATATACAACATATGATTGTGTTGAAAATGAAAATTTCATTGGAAAGGTATTTAAAGTTAGACATGATGATAATGGAACAAGAATAACCTTTTTAAAATGCATAAAGGGATCATTAAATGTGAGAGATGAGGTTACTTATGGGAAGAATGAAGAAGAAGCAACAACTCAAAAAATAAGTAGCATAAGAATATATAATGGAAGTAAGTTTAGAACGTGCGATAAAGTAACATCGGGAGATATATTTGGTGTTTTAGGGCTTTCTAAAGCTTCTGCATTTGATACAATTGGGGAAATAAGAGAAAAAGATACATGTGAAATGGTGCCTACACTTATGTCGAAAGTTATTTTTGATAAATCATACAATGTAAAAGATGTTCTTGGGTATTTTAAAATACTTGAAAGTGAGGATCCATCACTGAATGTTATATGGAATGAAAGTCTTAAAGAATTACATGTACACATAATGGGGAAAATACAGCTAGAAATTCTTAAAGAAATAGTATCAGAAAGATTTAATATTAATGTGGAATTTGGTCCATGTGAAATTTTATATAAAGAAACAATAAAAAAAGAAACAATTGGATGTGGACATTTTGAACCTTTAAGGCATTATGCGGAAGTGATTATAAAGATTGAACCAATGGAAAGGAATAGTGGAATATCTTTTGAAACATGCTGTCATGTAGATGATTTGAGTATAAACTTTCAAAAACTTATAAAAAGCCATATATTTGAAAGAGAACATCATGGACTTTTGACAGGCTCTAGTATTACAGATATAAAAATTACATTATTAAATGGAAGATCTCATTTAAAGCATACATGTGGAGGCGATTTTAGAGAAGCAACATACAGGGCTATTCGTCAGGGATTTGAAAAAGTTGAAAATATTTTACTTGAACCATATTATAAATTTACAATAGAAGTTTTTCAAGAACATATAGGAAGAGTTTTAACAGATATTCAAAGACTTCATGGAACTTTTGAAGATCCAGTAAATAATGAAGGAAAGGTAATAATAATTGGTAAGGGCCCTGTTTCAACATTCATGGATTATACTATGGAAATAGCTGCATTTACAAGAGGGAAAGGTATAGTAAACCTTGTTTATGATGGATATGATTTATGTCATAATAGTGATGAAGTAATTAAAAGAAGAGATTATAATAAAAATGCTGATATTGAGTATACTTCTAATTCGGTTTTTTGTTCCCATGGAAGTGGATATATTGTAGAATGGCAAGATTCAGACCAAAAGATGCATTGTTTTAAATAA
- a CDS encoding methyl-accepting chemotaxis protein, whose protein sequence is MKKQNKNRTGFMSVKGKIVTSYIIMLIFLGTIASVCIKSLHIVTNQLLNMQTIIDNAAVQAMTKQSMRQSITEVQSLVSKCTNISLWISITGAIIAIILSFYIIRGIIKPLKDLNKLAYSLKNGDLTAKLEGKYDKEIAHVVNNLNDAISANREMVENIFKYSEKLVTSNNNLNTVVKVIVERIDRVNDATSIIVHEVENLSTISEEVNSSTGEIELTVKELNNNAEKDSTSAFEIRDKAMSVKGQGEFAVKNAKDVYSKIIENVKCAIEQGKVVEDVRIMADSIAEISEQTNLLALNAAIEAARAGENGKGFAVVAEEVKHLAEQTRDTVEQIKKVIKDVKTAFDNLSNESQTVLDFLQNDVNKDYELLIETATNYVEDSQLISSMSDEVRKTSSVITEIINQIASGINTVSLTSLDTAGKSQEIKSSMDEAACEVENILKSINEQNDIANELTRVIEVYTV, encoded by the coding sequence ATGAAAAAACAGAATAAAAATAGAACGGGATTTATGAGTGTTAAGGGCAAAATTGTAACAAGTTATATAATTATGTTGATTTTTTTAGGTACAATTGCAAGCGTTTGCATCAAATCGTTGCATATTGTAACGAATCAATTGTTAAATATGCAGACAATAATAGATAATGCAGCAGTTCAAGCAATGACAAAGCAGAGTATGAGACAATCAATTACAGAAGTGCAGAGTCTTGTATCTAAATGTACTAATATTTCTTTATGGATATCAATTACTGGGGCTATTATAGCAATTATATTATCGTTTTATATTATAAGAGGAATTATTAAACCACTAAAAGATCTTAATAAACTTGCATATTCTTTAAAAAATGGCGATCTTACAGCAAAACTTGAGGGAAAGTATGATAAGGAAATTGCTCATGTAGTTAATAATTTAAATGATGCAATAAGTGCAAATAGAGAAATGGTCGAAAATATATTTAAGTATTCAGAAAAACTTGTTACATCTAATAATAATTTGAATACTGTTGTTAAAGTAATTGTTGAGAGAATAGATAGAGTTAATGATGCTACTAGTATAATAGTACATGAAGTAGAGAATTTAAGTACAATATCAGAAGAAGTAAATTCATCAACAGGAGAAATAGAACTTACAGTTAAGGAGCTTAATAATAATGCTGAAAAAGACAGTACATCAGCATTTGAAATACGTGATAAAGCAATGAGTGTTAAGGGACAAGGAGAATTTGCAGTAAAAAATGCAAAAGATGTTTATAGTAAAATAATAGAAAATGTAAAGTGTGCAATTGAGCAGGGGAAAGTAGTTGAAGATGTAAGAATCATGGCAGATTCAATTGCAGAAATATCAGAACAAACTAATTTGCTTGCATTAAATGCAGCTATAGAAGCAGCAAGAGCAGGTGAAAATGGAAAAGGATTTGCAGTAGTTGCAGAGGAAGTTAAACATCTGGCTGAGCAGACAAGAGATACTGTTGAACAGATAAAAAAAGTTATAAAAGATGTTAAAACGGCGTTTGATAATTTGAGTAATGAAAGTCAAACTGTATTAGATTTCCTTCAAAATGATGTAAACAAGGATTATGAACTTTTAATTGAAACAGCAACAAATTATGTTGAAGATTCACAACTTATAAGTTCTATGTCTGATGAAGTTAGAAAGACGAGCAGCGTAATTACAGAGATAATAAATCAGATTGCATCAGGAATTAATACTGTAAGTTTAACATCTCTTGATACAGCAGGTAAATCACAGGAGATAAAATCTAGTATGGATGAAGCTGCATGTGAAGTTGAAAATATATTAAAATCAATAAACGAACAAAATGATATTGCAAATGAACTTACACGAGTTATTGAAGTGTATACAGTATAA
- a CDS encoding energy-coupling factor transporter transmembrane component T family protein, with protein sequence MNEAMLEYKSIDSPIHRLTGATKLICLILWSLVSMLTYNTYILLFMVMFSFIIFKISKIKFKQISFVFYFILIFLIINNIAIFIFSPYEGVKIYNSRTDLFHIIGPYSLTAEQLFYQFNVTLKYFSIIPIALIFMVATDPSEFAASLNKIGVNYKIAYSVSIALRYIPDIQHEYSDISFAQQARGIDMSKKAKLSQRIKNSTAILMPLIFSSLERIETISSAMELRAFGNKKKRTWYSERDFKKSDYVSIGILLILLLVSVVISIKTGSRFYNPFI encoded by the coding sequence ATGAATGAAGCAATGCTTGAATATAAATCAATAGATTCTCCAATACATAGATTAACTGGTGCAACAAAGTTAATATGTCTTATTTTATGGTCTCTTGTTTCTATGCTTACATATAATACGTATATATTATTGTTTATGGTTATGTTTAGTTTCATAATATTTAAAATATCAAAAATAAAATTTAAGCAGATATCTTTTGTTTTTTATTTTATTCTTATATTTTTGATTATAAATAATATAGCAATATTTATTTTTTCGCCATATGAGGGTGTTAAAATATATAATAGCAGAACAGATTTATTTCATATAATAGGTCCATATTCACTTACAGCAGAGCAGCTGTTTTACCAATTTAATGTTACATTGAAGTATTTTTCAATAATACCGATAGCTTTAATTTTTATGGTAGCAACAGATCCAAGTGAATTTGCAGCATCACTTAATAAAATAGGTGTTAATTATAAAATTGCATATTCAGTGTCTATTGCTTTAAGATATATTCCTGATATTCAGCACGAATATAGTGATATATCATTTGCTCAGCAAGCAAGAGGAATAGATATGTCAAAGAAAGCAAAGCTTAGCCAAAGAATAAAAAACTCAACAGCTATCTTAATGCCTCTTATATTCTCAAGCCTTGAAAGAATAGAGACTATAAGTAGTGCTATGGAACTTAGGGCATTTGGAAATAAGAAAAAGAGAACATGGTATAGTGAGAGAGATTTTAAGAAAAGTGATTATGTGTCTATTGGGATATTATTAATATTGCTTTTAGTATCAGTAGTTATTTCTATAAAAACTGGAAGTAGATTTTACAATCCGTTTATATAG